The following are encoded in a window of Streptomyces sp. SAT1 genomic DNA:
- a CDS encoding acyl-CoA dehydrogenase family protein — MTAETLDAAGLRRRARELLAAHPPATTDRLAFLRARFDAGLAWVHFPEGLGGLGAPRALQAVVDAELEAAGAPDNDPHRIGIGLGMAAPTLLRYGTDEQKRRFLRPLWTGQEVWCQLFSEPGAGSDLAALGTRAVRDGEDWIVDGQKVWTSSAHLARWAILIARTDPALPKHQGITYFLCDMTDPGVEVRPLRQITGEAEFNEVFLTGVRIPDAHRLGAVGDGWRVAQTTLMNERVSIGGMRLPREGGMIGPVARTWRERPGLRTHDLHQRLLTLWVEAEVARLTGERLRQQLAAGQPGPEGSGMKLAFAGLNQRISGLEVELRGEEGLLYDDWTMRRPELVDFTGRDAGYRYLRSKGNSIEGGTSEILLNIVAERVLGLPAEPRTDKDVAWKDLAR, encoded by the coding sequence GTGACCGCCGAGACCCTGGACGCGGCCGGACTGCGCCGCCGCGCCCGCGAACTGCTCGCCGCCCACCCGCCCGCCACGACGGACCGGCTCGCCTTCCTCCGGGCGCGCTTCGACGCCGGACTGGCCTGGGTGCACTTCCCCGAAGGACTCGGCGGACTCGGCGCCCCCCGCGCCCTCCAGGCCGTCGTCGACGCCGAACTGGAGGCAGCGGGCGCCCCCGACAACGACCCGCACCGCATCGGCATCGGCCTCGGCATGGCCGCCCCGACCCTCCTGCGCTACGGCACCGACGAGCAGAAACGGCGCTTCCTGCGGCCCCTGTGGACCGGACAGGAGGTCTGGTGCCAGCTGTTCAGCGAGCCGGGCGCCGGGTCCGACCTCGCCGCCCTCGGCACCCGCGCCGTCCGGGACGGCGAGGACTGGATCGTCGACGGCCAGAAGGTGTGGACCTCCAGCGCCCACCTCGCCCGCTGGGCCATCCTCATCGCCCGCACCGACCCCGCGCTGCCCAAGCACCAGGGCATCACCTACTTCCTGTGCGACATGACCGACCCCGGGGTCGAGGTCAGGCCGCTGCGCCAGATCACCGGCGAGGCCGAGTTCAACGAGGTCTTCCTGACCGGCGTCCGCATCCCCGACGCCCACCGGCTCGGCGCGGTCGGCGACGGCTGGCGGGTCGCGCAGACCACCCTCATGAACGAGCGCGTCTCCATCGGCGGCATGCGGCTGCCCCGCGAGGGCGGCATGATCGGCCCGGTCGCCAGGACCTGGCGCGAACGCCCCGGGCTGCGCACCCACGACCTGCACCAGCGGCTGCTGACCCTGTGGGTGGAGGCCGAGGTCGCCCGGCTCACCGGCGAGCGGCTGCGCCAGCAACTCGCCGCCGGACAGCCCGGCCCCGAGGGCTCCGGCATGAAACTCGCCTTCGCCGGCCTCAACCAGCGCATCAGCGGCCTGGAGGTCGAACTGCGCGGCGAGGAAGGGCTCCTGTACGACGACTGGACCATGCGCCGCCCCGAACTCGTCGACTTCACCGGCCGGGACGCCGGATACCGCTATCTGCGGTCCAAGGGCAACAGCATCGAGGGCGGGACCAGCGAGATCCTGCTGAACATCGTCGCCGAGCGCGTCCTCGGCCTGCCCGCCGAACCGCGCACCGACAAGGACGTCGCCTGGAAGGACCTGGCCCGATGA
- a CDS encoding NADPH:quinone oxidoreductase family protein, translating to MQAWRVHENGEPSKVMRLEETERPVPGAGQVLLAVRAANVNFPDALLCRGQYQVRPPLPFTPGVEICGETEDGRRVIANPALPHGGFAEYAVADAAALLPAPEALDDAEAAALHIGYQTGWFGLHRRARLEAGETLLVHAAAGGVGSAAVQLGKAAGATVIGVVGGPAKAAVARELGCDVVVDRRAEDVVAAVKEATGGRGADVVYDPVGGEAYTQSAKTVAFEGRIVVVGFAGGTVPAPALNHALVKNYSILGLHWGLYNTKNPQLVRHCHEQLTELAARGAVKPLVSERVPLGGAADAVQRVADGVTTGRVSVLPARGEGSAA from the coding sequence ATGCAGGCATGGCGAGTGCACGAGAACGGCGAACCGAGCAAGGTGATGCGTCTGGAGGAGACCGAACGGCCCGTGCCCGGCGCCGGTCAGGTCCTCCTCGCGGTGCGCGCCGCCAACGTCAACTTCCCGGACGCCCTGCTGTGCCGCGGCCAGTACCAGGTGCGGCCGCCGCTGCCCTTCACCCCCGGGGTGGAGATCTGCGGCGAGACCGAGGACGGTCGCAGGGTGATCGCCAACCCGGCCCTGCCCCACGGCGGTTTCGCCGAGTACGCCGTCGCGGACGCGGCCGCCCTGCTGCCCGCGCCCGAGGCGCTGGACGACGCCGAGGCCGCCGCCCTGCACATCGGCTACCAGACGGGCTGGTTCGGCCTGCACCGCCGGGCACGCCTGGAGGCGGGCGAGACCCTGCTCGTGCACGCCGCGGCCGGCGGCGTCGGCAGCGCCGCCGTGCAGCTCGGCAAGGCGGCGGGCGCGACCGTCATCGGCGTCGTCGGCGGCCCCGCCAAGGCGGCCGTGGCCCGGGAACTGGGCTGCGACGTCGTCGTCGACCGGCGTGCCGAGGATGTCGTCGCCGCCGTCAAGGAGGCCACCGGCGGCCGGGGCGCCGACGTGGTCTACGACCCGGTCGGCGGCGAGGCGTACACCCAGTCCGCCAAGACCGTCGCCTTCGAGGGCCGGATCGTGGTCGTCGGCTTCGCCGGCGGGACCGTCCCCGCCCCGGCGCTCAACCACGCCCTCGTCAAGAACTACTCGATCCTCGGCCTGCACTGGGGCCTGTACAACACCAAGAACCCCCAGCTCGTGCGGCACTGCCACGAGCAGCTCACCGAACTGGCCGCCCGCGGCGCCGTCAAGCCGCTGGTGAGCGAGCGGGTGCCGCTCGGCGGCGCGGCGGACGCGGTGCAGCGGGTCGCCGACGGCGTCACCACCGGCCGCGTCTCCGTGCTGCCCGCCCGGGGCGAGGGGTCCGCCGCGTGA
- a CDS encoding acyl-CoA dehydrogenase family protein: MSTQPDPLPAGAARPHAGPDLLYSEEEEALRAAVRDLLTDHCAAPDVLARTESDTPHDVPLWKILAGGMGLAGLLVPEELGGQGAGHREAAVVLEELGRAVAPVPYLTSAVVATEALLACGADDLVTELATAASTGVLAVALSTAPGAPHAVVRRENGTLRGELTAVADAAVADVLLVPADDGGLYAVDAAAATVVPQVPLDLTRPLARVRLDGAAGRRIGDAEPAVRRALRAGAGLLASEQLGLAEWTLTQTVAYLKERKQFNRPVGGFQALKHRLAQLWLETVHLRAAARNAADALARDEDADVAVAVAQAYAAAVAVHAAEEAVQLHGGIGMTWEHPVHLYLKRAKSDALAYGTAGAHRETLAALVDLPAPPAAPAPVG, encoded by the coding sequence ATGAGCACCCAGCCGGACCCCCTGCCCGCCGGAGCGGCCCGCCCGCACGCCGGGCCGGACCTCCTGTACTCCGAGGAGGAAGAGGCGCTGCGGGCCGCCGTCCGCGACCTGCTCACCGACCACTGCGCCGCGCCGGACGTGCTCGCGCGCACGGAGTCGGACACCCCGCACGACGTACCGCTGTGGAAGATCCTGGCCGGCGGCATGGGCCTGGCCGGTCTCCTGGTGCCCGAGGAACTCGGCGGCCAGGGCGCCGGCCACCGCGAGGCCGCCGTCGTCCTGGAGGAACTGGGCCGCGCGGTCGCGCCCGTGCCCTACCTGACCAGCGCGGTGGTCGCCACCGAGGCGCTGCTGGCCTGCGGGGCGGACGACCTCGTCACCGAGCTGGCCACGGCCGCCTCGACCGGCGTGCTGGCCGTCGCCCTGTCCACCGCCCCCGGCGCGCCGCACGCCGTCGTGCGCCGCGAGAACGGCACCCTGCGCGGGGAGCTGACCGCCGTGGCCGACGCGGCGGTCGCCGACGTCCTGCTCGTACCCGCCGACGACGGCGGCCTGTACGCGGTCGACGCCGCCGCCGCGACCGTCGTCCCGCAGGTGCCCCTGGACCTGACCAGGCCGCTCGCCCGCGTGCGGCTGGACGGCGCCGCGGGCCGCCGCATCGGCGACGCGGAGCCCGCCGTGCGCCGCGCCCTGCGCGCCGGGGCGGGACTGCTCGCCTCCGAGCAACTGGGCCTGGCCGAATGGACGCTGACACAGACCGTGGCCTACCTGAAGGAGCGCAAGCAGTTCAACCGGCCCGTCGGCGGCTTCCAGGCCCTCAAGCACCGGCTCGCCCAGCTCTGGCTGGAGACCGTCCACCTCCGCGCCGCCGCACGCAACGCCGCCGACGCGCTGGCCCGCGACGAGGACGCCGACGTGGCGGTCGCCGTCGCCCAGGCATACGCGGCCGCCGTCGCCGTGCACGCCGCCGAGGAGGCGGTGCAGCTGCACGGCGGCATCGGCATGACCTGGGAGCACCCTGTGCACCTGTATCTGAAACGGGCCAAGTCCGACGCACTCGCGTACGGCACCGCGGGCGCCCACCGGGAGACGCTGGCCGCGCTGGTCGACCTCCCGGCGCCACCGGCCGCGCCCGCGCCCGTCGGCTGA
- a CDS encoding phosphatidylinositol-specific phospholipase C/glycerophosphodiester phosphodiesterase family protein has translation MALTTRRRALTTLGAALAGTVALPAARAAAGDRRPGPRPLWRAHAHNDYEHPRPLLDALDHRFGSVEADIYLVGGQLLVAHDPADLDPRRTLETLYLDPLGARVRSHHGSVYPGAAARPLQLLVDIKTEGAATYRELDRRLTRYRHLFTSCAHGRVRPGPVTAVISGDRAARGPMEAQTVRRAFYDGRLTDLGGPAPASFAPLISEDWTSHFTWQGTGPFPAAERRALRGIVARAHAHGQRVRFWATPDAPGPARDALWSELLAAGVDHLNTDDLAGLEAFLDAHAHEGRGGRPARP, from the coding sequence ATGGCCCTCACCACCCGTCGCAGAGCCCTCACCACCCTCGGTGCCGCCCTCGCGGGCACCGTCGCCCTGCCCGCCGCGCGGGCCGCCGCCGGTGACCGGCGGCCCGGCCCGCGCCCGCTGTGGCGCGCCCACGCGCACAACGACTACGAGCACCCGCGCCCCCTCCTGGACGCCCTCGACCACCGCTTCGGCAGCGTCGAGGCCGACATCTACCTCGTCGGCGGACAGCTCCTGGTCGCCCACGACCCGGCCGACCTCGACCCCCGGCGCACCCTCGAAACCCTCTACCTCGACCCGCTGGGCGCCCGCGTCCGCTCCCACCACGGCTCCGTCTACCCAGGCGCAGCCGCCCGGCCGCTCCAGCTCCTCGTCGACATCAAGACGGAGGGCGCCGCCACCTACCGGGAACTCGACCGCCGTCTGACCCGCTACCGGCACCTGTTCACCAGCTGCGCCCACGGACGCGTCCGCCCCGGCCCGGTCACCGCCGTGATCTCCGGCGACCGCGCGGCCCGCGGCCCGATGGAGGCCCAGACGGTGCGCCGGGCCTTCTACGACGGACGGCTCACCGATCTCGGCGGTCCCGCGCCCGCCTCCTTCGCCCCGCTGATCAGCGAGGACTGGACGTCGCACTTCACCTGGCAGGGCACCGGCCCCTTCCCGGCCGCCGAGCGCCGCGCGCTGCGCGGCATCGTCGCCCGTGCCCACGCCCACGGGCAGCGGGTGCGGTTCTGGGCCACACCCGACGCTCCCGGACCCGCCCGCGACGCCCTGTGGAGCGAACTGCTCGCCGCGGGCGTCGACCACCTCAACACCGACGACCTCGCCGGTCTCGAAGCCTTCCTCGACGCCCACGCCCACGAGGGCCGCGGCGGACGCCCGGCCAGGCCGTAG
- a CDS encoding NUDIX domain-containing protein codes for MSGGPRRRSGRSAGLLLFRRTGPGGLEVLLGHMGGPFWSRREQGAWTVPKGEYQEDEPAWRAARREFREELGLAPPDGEALPLGEVRQAGGKTVTVWAVEGDLDPAAIVPGTFVTEWPPRSGRTQEFPELDRVAWFGLDAAREVIVTAQAAFLDRLAEHSL; via the coding sequence GTGAGCGGCGGCCCGCGGCGGCGCTCCGGGCGCAGTGCCGGACTGCTGCTGTTCCGGCGCACCGGCCCCGGCGGCCTCGAAGTGCTGCTCGGCCACATGGGCGGCCCGTTCTGGTCCCGGCGCGAGCAGGGCGCGTGGACCGTGCCCAAGGGCGAGTACCAGGAGGACGAACCGGCCTGGCGGGCCGCCCGCCGCGAGTTCCGGGAGGAGCTGGGGCTCGCGCCGCCGGACGGTGAGGCGCTGCCGCTCGGCGAGGTGCGCCAGGCGGGCGGCAAGACGGTGACCGTGTGGGCGGTCGAGGGCGATCTCGACCCGGCGGCGATCGTCCCGGGCACCTTCGTGACCGAGTGGCCGCCGCGCTCCGGACGGACCCAGGAGTTCCCGGAGCTGGACCGGGTGGCCTGGTTCGGGCTCGACGCGGCCCGCGAGGTGATCGTCACCGCCCAGGCCGCGTTTCTCGACCGGCTGGCCGAGCACTCGCTCTGA
- a CDS encoding DUF6213 family protein — protein sequence MNREVTLPLIVDDRGTLQVSAADVSKLLRTVGGRWLRLVETGQERLDEDTVAALTIELAKLADRIDVACIAHSSGAASG from the coding sequence GTGAACCGCGAAGTGACACTCCCTCTGATCGTCGACGACCGCGGTACCTTGCAGGTGTCCGCCGCCGATGTGAGCAAGCTGCTGCGGACGGTGGGCGGACGGTGGCTGCGGCTGGTGGAGACCGGGCAGGAGAGGCTCGACGAGGACACCGTGGCCGCGCTGACCATCGAACTGGCCAAACTGGCCGACCGGATCGACGTGGCGTGCATCGCGCACAGCAGCGGGGCCGCGTCCGGCTGA
- a CDS encoding helix-turn-helix domain-containing protein: MATDTMDATGTRGTTGTTDDVLAGVGPRLRRIRKEREVTLAGLSETTGISVSTLSRLESGLRRPSLELLLPIARAHQVPLDELVGAPPVGDPRVRARPIVRGGRTHWPLTRQTGGLQAYKVLEPRRKQDPDLRTHEGYEWLYVLSGKLRIVLGEHDVVLSAGEAAEFDTRVPHWFGSTGEGPVEFLSLFGPQGERMHVRARPTRSARRGGREEDD, encoded by the coding sequence ATGGCAACGGACACGATGGACGCGACGGGCACTAGGGGCACTACGGGCACGACGGACGACGTACTGGCGGGTGTGGGGCCGAGGCTGCGGCGGATCCGCAAGGAGCGGGAGGTGACCCTCGCGGGCCTGTCGGAGACCACCGGCATCTCGGTCAGCACCCTCTCGCGGCTGGAGTCCGGGCTGCGCAGACCCAGCCTGGAACTGCTGCTGCCGATCGCGCGGGCCCATCAGGTGCCGCTCGACGAACTGGTCGGCGCCCCGCCGGTCGGGGACCCCCGGGTGCGGGCCCGGCCCATCGTGCGCGGCGGTCGCACCCACTGGCCGCTCACCCGGCAGACCGGCGGGCTCCAGGCGTACAAGGTGCTCGAACCGCGGCGCAAGCAGGACCCGGACCTGCGTACCCACGAGGGCTACGAGTGGCTGTACGTGCTGTCCGGGAAGCTGCGGATCGTGCTGGGCGAGCACGACGTGGTGCTCTCGGCGGGCGAGGCCGCGGAGTTCGACACGCGCGTGCCGCACTGGTTCGGATCGACGGGGGAGGGGCCGGTGGAGTTCCTGAGCCTGTTCGGACCGCAGGGCGAGCGGATGCACGTACGAGCGCGGCCGACGCGGTCCGCGCGGCGGGGCGGGCGCGAGGAGGACGACTGA
- a CDS encoding ATP-dependent DNA ligase, with amino-acid sequence MLLARLAQVSREVAAASARSRKTALLAELFREAAAEDVPVVIPYLAGRLPQGRLGVGWKVLGRPVPPAAEPSLTVREVDARLTDLGEVSGPGAQAERARIVGALLAAATEDEQRFLLGLLTGEVRQGALDAVAVEGLAAATGAPAADVRRAVMLAGSLRTVAAALLADGPPALERFRLTVGRPVLPMLAHSASSVAEAVAKLGACAVEEKLDGIRVQVHRDGRAVRIHTRTLDDITDRLPEVHAAALALPGERFVLDGEVISFTAEGRPRSFQETAGRVGSRLDVATAAAAVPVAPVFFDALSVGDRDLLDLPFAERHAELARLVPEPMRVRRTLVAGEEDVPRAEEFLARTLERGHEGVVVKGLDAPYSAGRRGASWLKVKPVHTLDLVVLGAEWGHGRRTGRLSNLHLGARTEDGGFVMLGKTFKGMTDALLAWQTERLRELAVEERSWGVLVRPELVVEIAYDGLQRSTRYPAGVTLRFARVVRYREDKRPEEADTVGTLLAAHPEVRP; translated from the coding sequence ATGTTGCTCGCCCGGCTGGCTCAGGTGTCACGGGAGGTGGCCGCCGCCTCGGCGCGGTCGCGCAAGACCGCTCTGCTCGCGGAGCTGTTCCGTGAGGCGGCGGCCGAGGACGTGCCGGTCGTCATCCCGTATCTGGCGGGCAGACTGCCCCAGGGGCGGCTGGGCGTCGGCTGGAAGGTGCTCGGCCGCCCGGTGCCGCCGGCCGCCGAGCCCTCCCTGACCGTGCGGGAGGTGGACGCCCGGCTGACGGACCTGGGCGAGGTCTCCGGTCCGGGTGCGCAGGCCGAGCGGGCCCGGATCGTCGGCGCGCTGCTGGCCGCGGCGACCGAGGACGAGCAGCGCTTCCTGCTGGGGCTGCTGACCGGCGAGGTCCGCCAGGGCGCGCTGGACGCGGTCGCGGTCGAGGGGCTCGCCGCGGCGACCGGCGCCCCGGCGGCGGACGTGCGGCGGGCGGTGATGCTGGCCGGATCCCTCCGGACGGTGGCCGCCGCCCTGCTCGCCGACGGCCCGCCCGCGCTGGAGCGGTTCCGGCTCACCGTGGGCCGACCGGTGCTGCCGATGCTGGCGCACAGCGCCTCCTCGGTGGCGGAGGCGGTGGCGAAGCTGGGCGCGTGCGCCGTGGAGGAGAAACTGGACGGCATCCGGGTCCAGGTGCACCGGGACGGCCGGGCCGTACGGATCCACACCCGCACCCTGGACGACATCACCGACCGGCTGCCCGAGGTGCACGCGGCGGCGCTGGCGCTGCCGGGCGAGCGGTTCGTGCTGGACGGCGAGGTGATCTCCTTCACCGCCGAGGGCCGGCCGCGCTCCTTCCAGGAGACGGCCGGACGCGTCGGCTCCCGGCTGGACGTGGCCACCGCCGCGGCCGCGGTCCCCGTCGCACCGGTCTTCTTCGACGCGCTGTCGGTCGGCGACCGCGACCTGCTCGACCTGCCGTTCGCCGAGCGGCACGCCGAGCTGGCTCGGCTGGTACCGGAGCCGATGCGGGTCAGGCGCACCCTCGTCGCGGGCGAGGAGGACGTGCCGCGGGCCGAGGAGTTCCTGGCGCGGACCCTGGAGCGCGGCCACGAGGGCGTGGTCGTCAAGGGGCTCGACGCCCCCTACAGCGCGGGCCGGCGCGGCGCGTCCTGGCTGAAGGTCAAGCCCGTGCACACCCTGGACCTGGTGGTGCTGGGCGCCGAGTGGGGCCACGGCCGCCGCACCGGGCGGCTGTCCAACCTGCACCTGGGGGCGCGGACCGAGGACGGCGGCTTCGTGATGCTGGGCAAGACCTTCAAGGGCATGACCGACGCGCTGCTGGCCTGGCAGACCGAGCGGCTGCGGGAGCTGGCCGTGGAGGAGAGGAGCTGGGGCGTGCTGGTCCGCCCGGAACTGGTCGTGGAGATCGCCTACGACGGGCTCCAGCGGTCCACGCGCTATCCGGCGGGCGTCACCCTGCGCTTCGCCCGGGTGGTGCGCTACCGCGAGGACAAGCGCCCCGAGGAGGCCGACACCGTCGGGACGCTGCTGGCCGCGCACCCGGAGGTACGGCCGTGA
- a CDS encoding NADP-dependent succinic semialdehyde dehydrogenase, translating into MSIATVNPATGETLKTYQAMGEEEIERRLQLAEATFRTYRTTSFAERARMLERAADLLDEDRDEVARTMTTEMGKPVTQARAEAAKCAKAMRWYAEHAEELLADEEPAAADVSDSGGSRALVRYRPLGPVLAVMPWNFPLWQVVRFAAPALMAGNVGLLKHASNVPGTALYLEDLFHRAGFTEGCFQTLLIGSGAVDDILRDDRVKAATLTGSEPAGRAVASTAGEMIKKTVLELGGSDPFVVMPSADVRRAAEVAVTARVQNNGQSCIAAKRFIVHTDVYDAFTERFVAGMRALKVGDPTQEDTEVGPLASERGRADLEELVDDARRGGAEVLCGGERPAWPGWYYPPTVLAGVTREMRVHREETFGPVATLYRAADLDEAVLIANDSPFGLSSNVWTRDEAEVDRFVRDLEAGGVYVNGMTASHPAFPFGGIKRSGYGRELSGHGIREFCNITTVWHGA; encoded by the coding sequence ATGTCCATCGCCACGGTGAACCCGGCCACCGGCGAGACGCTCAAGACGTACCAGGCCATGGGCGAGGAGGAGATCGAGCGCCGGCTCCAGCTGGCCGAGGCCACCTTCCGCACGTACCGGACGACGTCCTTCGCCGAGCGGGCCCGCATGCTGGAGCGGGCCGCCGACCTGCTGGACGAGGACCGGGACGAGGTCGCCCGGACCATGACGACGGAGATGGGCAAGCCGGTCACGCAGGCGCGCGCGGAGGCCGCCAAGTGCGCCAAGGCGATGCGCTGGTACGCCGAGCACGCCGAGGAGCTGCTCGCCGACGAGGAACCGGCCGCGGCCGACGTGTCGGACTCCGGCGGCTCGCGGGCCCTGGTGCGCTACCGGCCGCTGGGTCCGGTGCTCGCGGTGATGCCGTGGAACTTCCCGCTGTGGCAGGTGGTGCGCTTCGCCGCGCCCGCGCTGATGGCCGGGAACGTCGGCCTGCTCAAACACGCCTCCAACGTGCCGGGGACCGCCCTGTACCTGGAGGACCTGTTCCACCGGGCGGGCTTCACCGAGGGCTGCTTCCAGACCCTGCTGATCGGCTCGGGCGCGGTCGACGACATCCTGCGCGACGACCGGGTGAAGGCGGCCACGCTCACCGGCAGCGAACCGGCCGGGCGGGCGGTGGCGTCCACCGCCGGGGAGATGATCAAGAAGACGGTGCTGGAGCTGGGCGGCAGCGATCCGTTCGTGGTGATGCCGTCGGCCGACGTGCGGCGGGCCGCCGAGGTCGCGGTGACGGCGCGGGTGCAGAACAACGGGCAGTCGTGCATCGCCGCGAAGCGGTTCATCGTGCACACGGACGTCTACGACGCCTTCACGGAGCGGTTCGTGGCCGGGATGCGGGCCCTGAAGGTGGGCGATCCGACGCAGGAGGACACCGAGGTGGGGCCGCTGGCCAGCGAGCGGGGCCGGGCCGATCTGGAGGAGCTGGTCGACGACGCCCGGCGCGGCGGCGCCGAGGTGCTGTGCGGTGGCGAACGCCCCGCGTGGCCCGGCTGGTACTACCCGCCGACCGTGCTGGCCGGTGTCACCCGGGAGATGCGCGTGCACCGCGAGGAGACCTTCGGACCGGTCGCCACGCTCTACCGCGCCGCCGACCTCGACGAGGCCGTGCTGATCGCCAACGACTCCCCGTTCGGGCTCAGTTCGAACGTGTGGACCAGGGACGAGGCCGAGGTGGACCGGTTCGTACGGGACCTGGAGGCCGGCGGGGTGTATGTGAACGGCATGACCGCCTCGCACCCGGCGTTCCCGTTCGGCGGGATCAAGCGGTCGGGGTACGGGCGTGAGCTGTCCGGGCACGGAATCCGCGAGTTCTGCAACATCACCACGGTGTGGCACGGAGCGTGA
- a CDS encoding NAD(P)/FAD-dependent oxidoreductase: MTEPEQTTGTEPHDGRDGRDGRPGREGHDRYEVVVVGGGAAGLSAALVLGRARRRTLVVDAGEPRNAPAAHMQGYLSRDGMPPAEFLAAGREEIARYGVGLVRDRAVRAVRDTAGEFDVTLAGGRTVHARHLVVATGLKDELPDVPGLAERFGDDVLHCPYCHGWEVRDRAFGVLATTPLGVHQALMVSQWSGDVTLFLHRLGEDELSDTDLRRLAAAGVRVVPGEVAGLVTEAGRLSGVRLADGSVHAREVLFVAPRAVPGNDLLRQLGAELGDTPFGAYPVIDQRGLTTVPGLWAAGNASGFAEQVVNAASRGYRAGAAINGDLLFADLDAALAAQPERESEPA, translated from the coding sequence ATGACCGAGCCGGAGCAGACGACCGGAACCGAGCCGCACGACGGACGCGACGGACGCGACGGACGCCCCGGGCGCGAGGGACACGACCGGTACGAGGTGGTCGTCGTCGGCGGCGGCGCGGCCGGGCTCTCCGCCGCGCTGGTCCTCGGCCGGGCCCGGCGCCGTACGCTCGTCGTCGACGCGGGCGAGCCGCGCAACGCGCCCGCCGCCCACATGCAGGGCTACCTGTCGCGGGACGGCATGCCGCCCGCCGAGTTCCTGGCCGCCGGCCGCGAGGAGATCGCGCGGTACGGGGTCGGACTGGTCCGGGACCGGGCGGTGCGCGCCGTACGGGACACCGCGGGCGAGTTCGACGTGACCCTGGCGGGCGGACGCACCGTCCACGCCCGGCACCTGGTCGTCGCCACCGGACTGAAGGACGAGCTGCCCGACGTTCCGGGGCTCGCCGAGCGGTTCGGCGACGACGTGCTGCACTGCCCGTACTGCCACGGCTGGGAGGTGCGCGACCGGGCCTTCGGCGTGCTCGCGACGACCCCGCTGGGCGTGCACCAGGCGCTCATGGTCAGCCAGTGGTCCGGGGACGTGACGCTGTTCCTGCACCGGCTCGGCGAGGACGAGCTGTCCGACACCGACCTGCGCCGGCTGGCGGCGGCCGGAGTGCGCGTCGTGCCGGGCGAGGTGGCGGGGCTCGTCACCGAGGCCGGCCGGCTGAGCGGTGTCCGGCTCGCCGACGGGAGCGTCCACGCCCGTGAGGTCCTCTTCGTCGCCCCGCGCGCGGTGCCCGGAAACGATCTCCTGCGGCAACTGGGCGCCGAGCTGGGCGACACACCGTTCGGCGCCTACCCCGTGATCGACCAGCGGGGACTGACGACCGTCCCGGGCCTGTGGGCCGCGGGCAACGCGAGCGGCTTCGCCGAGCAGGTGGTCAACGCGGCGAGCCGGGGCTACCGCGCCGGTGCGGCCATCAACGGCGACCTGCTCTTCGCCGACCTGGACGCGGCGCTCGCGGCCCAGCCGGAGCGGGAGTCGGAACCGGCGTAG